The genome window CGCGCTCGCCGTCGGGGCGGGTGAGCGCGAGCTCGCCGCGCGCGGAGCCCAGCCGGACCTCGGTGATGCCGGGGCCGCGCGACGCCTTGACCTCGACCGGCACGTCGAGCCGGCAACGCAACCACGCGGCCAGCAGCAGCGCGCTCGGGTTGTTGCGGGCGGCGGCGACGGTGACGGCGGTGACCGGGTCGAACGGCTCGTCCAGCGCGGCGGCGAGCAGCGTCCGCCACGGCGTGAGCCGGGTCCAGGCGAGGTCGGTGTCGCCGGGGGCGTGGCAGGTGAGCCGGGCGCGCAGCGCGGCGGCCGACTTGCTCGCGGCGGCCGCGTCGGTCACCCGGCGCTTCGCGAGGCGGCCGAGCGGCGAGTCGGCCGGCACCTCGGGCGCCGCGCCCGGCCACCAGACGACGACCGGCGCGTCGGGCAGCAGCAGCGGCAGCACGACCGAGTCCGCGTGGTCGCGCAGCGAGCCGTAGAGGCGCAGCACGGCCGTCTCGCCGGGGTTGGCGCGGGTGCCGCCGCCGACCTCGGCGTCGAGCCGGGCCTTCTCCTTCGCGGCGCGCGGGATGACGGCCAGGACGCGGCACGGGTGCTCCATGGCGG of Mycobacteriales bacterium contains these proteins:
- a CDS encoding glucose-6-phosphate dehydrogenase assembly protein OpcA, which gives rise to MTTDLTDTTAAAVAAEIARQRRRSGNGMIGMVLTLVVATDERGHYDAVRAANDAAMEHPCRVLAVIPRAAKEKARLDAEVGGGTRANPGETAVLRLYGSLRDHADSVVLPLLLPDAPVVVWWPGAAPEVPADSPLGRLAKRRVTDAAAASKSAAALRARLTCHAPGDTDLAWTRLTPWRTLLAAALDEPFDPVTAVTVAAARNNPSALLLAAWLRCRLDVPVEVKASRGPGITEVRLGSARGELALTRPDGERATLSRPGQPDRRVALPRRPTVDLLAEELRRLDPDEVYAEALAAAFPSKEGG